From the genome of Candidatus Dormiibacterota bacterium, one region includes:
- a CDS encoding pyridoxal-dependent decarboxylase, protein MAHPLDPLLLTRGQAARFGRRVLDATLDHIYSRSRATYSGASKAELDRLFDEPLPQSGRSPVRVLEECRRKVFRHSMHMSHPRIFGLFNPAPLPVAAFAELPVAFLNQSVDAWKAGPSATHLEMRLVRWMNDLIGFGRDAFGVFTSGGGVANAIALKMARDRVTGIRTRTTGLPRRMVGRLRVYASEQAHFSIARSLDLLGLGEEALVRIEADAGMKMRLDHLASAIARDVGRGLVPMAVVATAGTTNTGNIDPLRGVAAIARAHRLHFHVDAAYGGALLFSNRFAARLDGLDLADSVTIDPHKWLFQPFSLGGLFVRDGRRLNRSFTTEPGYLKKDLEAEAGRLDFYHYSLEGSRSFRGLRFWFSLKSLGRQGLGRLVDHTMDVARHLEGEVRRRSWLEPHPAPVECASLCFRYLPGWASRLAPRGRAAPSLRARLNRVQVLIQQEVERRGFAWFPTIAMDRTVYFRFGVFNYLTRNADVDSVLSHIRRTASTLGL, encoded by the coding sequence ATGGCACATCCTCTCGATCCCCTCCTTCTGACGCGCGGGCAGGCGGCCCGCTTCGGACGGCGGGTCCTCGATGCCACTCTCGATCACATCTACAGCCGTTCGCGCGCGACCTACAGCGGAGCCTCGAAGGCCGAGCTCGATCGCCTGTTCGACGAGCCGCTTCCCCAGAGCGGACGGTCTCCTGTCCGAGTCCTGGAGGAGTGCCGGCGGAAAGTGTTCCGCCACTCCATGCACATGTCGCATCCGAGGATATTCGGCCTGTTCAATCCCGCCCCCCTTCCGGTCGCGGCCTTCGCCGAGCTGCCGGTCGCCTTCCTCAACCAGTCGGTCGACGCCTGGAAGGCGGGCCCCTCGGCCACGCACCTGGAGATGCGGCTCGTCCGCTGGATGAACGACCTCATCGGGTTCGGTCGCGACGCCTTCGGCGTTTTCACGAGCGGGGGAGGGGTGGCGAACGCCATCGCTCTCAAGATGGCCCGCGACCGGGTGACCGGAATCAGGACGAGGACCACCGGTCTGCCGCGCAGGATGGTGGGTCGGCTGAGGGTCTATGCTTCCGAGCAGGCGCACTTTTCCATCGCCCGTTCGCTCGATCTCCTGGGATTGGGTGAGGAGGCGCTGGTCCGCATCGAAGCCGACGCAGGAATGAAGATGCGTCTCGATCATCTCGCCTCCGCAATCGCGCGCGACGTCGGAAGGGGACTCGTGCCGATGGCCGTGGTGGCGACCGCGGGGACCACCAACACCGGGAACATCGATCCGCTCCGGGGTGTTGCCGCGATCGCGCGGGCTCATCGTCTGCACTTTCACGTGGACGCGGCCTACGGCGGTGCCTTGCTCTTCTCCAATCGCTTCGCGGCGCGCCTGGACGGTCTCGACCTCGCCGACAGCGTCACGATCGATCCGCACAAGTGGCTGTTCCAGCCGTTCAGCCTCGGTGGTCTGTTCGTGCGCGACGGACGCAGGCTGAACCGGAGTTTCACGACGGAGCCCGGGTATCTCAAGAAGGACCTCGAGGCGGAGGCGGGCCGGCTCGACTTCTATCATTATTCCCTGGAGGGCTCCCGTTCGTTCCGGGGTCTGCGGTTCTGGTTCAGCCTGAAGTCGCTGGGCCGTCAGGGCCTCGGCCGGCTGGTGGATCACACGATGGACGTGGCGCGTCACCTGGAGGGGGAGGTGCGTCGCAGGAGCTGGCTGGAACCGCACCCTGCCCCTGTGGAGTGCGCCAGCCTGTGCTTCCGGTACCTGCCCGGCTGGGCGAGCCGTCTGGCGCCGAGGGGGCGCGCCGCTCCGTCCCTGCGGGCCCGCCTGAACCGCGTGCAGGTCCTGATCCAGCAGGAAGTCGAGAGACGCGGCTTCGCCTGGTTTCCGACCATCGCGATGGACCGGACCGTCTATTTCCGCTTCGGAGTGTTCAACTACCTGACACGGAACGCCGACGTCGATTCGGTCCTGTCGCACATCCGTCGCACCGCCTCCACCCTGGGACTCTGA
- a CDS encoding adenylosuccinate synthase gives MSGYVVVGTQWGDEGKGKIVDLLTERVDIVARYGGGPNAGHTICVGSRRFALHHVPSGILRDGVLCVIGNGVVIEPASLLKEIADLREAGVRVEDNLRISDRAHLILPYHRGRDIAREEGVPNGKIGTTRLGVGPTYESKAGRYGLRVADLGDAAGLGAKVESLARMAGGAGGGRLPAEWSPDPGAVAEQFLEFGALMKPFVADTSRLLNERLDEGAVVLCEGAQGTMLDLDHGTYPFVTSSSSTAGGACTGLGISPIRVDGVIGVLKAYSTRVGEGPFPTEQDNDTGQRIRQRGREFGSTTGRPRRCGWFDALVARYSVMINQVECLALTLFDVLDDFDEIPIAVAYEHDGRRIDFPPTDPAVLRACRPVYEVLPGWKKDTSTARRFADLPEQARRYVERLEEVVGCGIGIISTSPQRDGTIVRPEGRIDRWLPVRQPVRASS, from the coding sequence ATGTCCGGATACGTCGTAGTCGGTACGCAATGGGGTGATGAAGGCAAGGGAAAGATCGTCGACCTGCTGACCGAGCGCGTGGACATCGTGGCGCGCTACGGAGGCGGCCCCAACGCGGGGCATACGATCTGCGTGGGGTCCCGCCGCTTCGCCCTGCACCACGTTCCGTCCGGCATCCTGAGGGACGGCGTCCTGTGCGTCATCGGAAACGGCGTCGTGATCGAGCCCGCCTCCCTCCTCAAGGAGATCGCCGACCTGAGGGAGGCCGGCGTGCGCGTCGAGGACAACCTGCGCATCAGCGACCGGGCGCACCTCATCCTCCCGTACCACCGTGGCCGCGACATCGCACGCGAGGAGGGGGTGCCGAACGGCAAGATCGGCACGACACGGCTGGGGGTCGGCCCGACCTACGAGAGCAAGGCCGGTCGCTACGGCCTGCGGGTGGCCGATCTGGGGGACGCGGCGGGTCTAGGCGCCAAGGTGGAGAGCCTGGCGCGGATGGCCGGGGGCGCAGGCGGCGGCCGGCTTCCGGCGGAGTGGAGCCCGGATCCCGGCGCCGTGGCGGAGCAGTTCCTGGAGTTCGGGGCCCTCATGAAGCCGTTCGTCGCCGACACCTCCCGTCTCCTGAACGAGAGGCTGGACGAGGGGGCCGTCGTCCTGTGCGAGGGGGCGCAGGGGACGATGCTCGATCTGGACCACGGAACGTACCCGTTCGTGACCTCGTCGAGCTCGACGGCCGGGGGAGCCTGCACCGGCCTCGGGATCAGCCCGATCCGCGTCGACGGCGTGATCGGAGTCCTGAAGGCGTACTCCACGCGGGTCGGGGAGGGGCCGTTCCCGACGGAGCAGGACAACGACACCGGTCAACGCATCCGGCAGCGAGGGCGGGAATTCGGCAGCACGACCGGCCGGCCGAGGCGTTGCGGCTGGTTCGATGCCCTGGTGGCGCGCTACTCGGTGATGATCAACCAGGTCGAGTGCCTGGCGCTGACCCTGTTCGACGTTCTCGACGACTTCGACGAGATCCCGATCGCCGTGGCGTACGAGCACGACGGCCGCCGGATCGACTTCCCGCCGACCGATCCCGCGGTGCTCCGCGCCTGCCGGCCGGTGTATGAAGTTCTGCCCGGCTGGAAAAAGGACACGTCGACGGCCCGCCGTTTTGCAGACCTGCCGGAGCAGGCGCGCCGCTACGTGGAACGCCTGGAGGAGGTCGTGGGATGCGGGATCGGCATCATCTCGACCTCGCCGCAGCGGGACGGGACCATCGTGCGGCCGGAAGGGCGCATCGATCGCTGGCTGCCGGTGCGCCAGCCGGTCCGGGCTTCTTCCTGA
- a CDS encoding amino acid ABC transporter ATP-binding protein gives MKSPGRDLITVEDLRKSFGEAEALRGVGFSVPESALVVIIGPSGCGKSTLLRCLNGLELFDSGRVHIADITLERHNGAVPGDIKQRLRRLREEVGMVFQSFNLFPHMTALENAAKAPIVVKRMSREEAYERARGLLIKVGLGDRLDYYPSQLSGGQQQRAAIARALTMAPKVMLYDEPTSSLDPTLVNEVLQIMRRLHNEGMTQVVVSHEMRFARDAADTILFMHEGRLVESGPPAQIFGAPHDPRTREFLKGFL, from the coding sequence ATGAAGAGTCCGGGTCGCGACCTCATCACCGTCGAGGACCTGCGCAAGAGCTTCGGCGAGGCGGAGGCTCTGCGCGGCGTCGGCTTCTCCGTCCCCGAGTCCGCGCTGGTGGTGATCATCGGCCCGTCCGGCTGCGGCAAGTCGACCCTGCTGCGCTGCCTGAACGGTCTCGAGCTGTTCGATTCCGGCCGGGTGCACATCGCCGACATCACGCTGGAGCGGCACAACGGCGCGGTCCCGGGCGACATCAAGCAGAGACTCCGCCGGCTTCGGGAAGAGGTCGGAATGGTGTTCCAGAGCTTCAACCTGTTCCCGCACATGACCGCCCTGGAGAACGCGGCGAAGGCGCCGATCGTGGTGAAGAGGATGAGCCGCGAGGAGGCCTACGAACGGGCGCGGGGGCTCCTGATCAAGGTCGGCCTGGGGGATCGGCTCGACTACTATCCGTCGCAACTGTCGGGGGGCCAGCAGCAGCGCGCGGCGATCGCGCGCGCCCTCACGATGGCGCCCAAGGTGATGCTGTACGACGAGCCGACGTCGTCGCTCGACCCCACCCTGGTCAACGAGGTCCTGCAGATCATGCGACGACTGCACAACGAGGGAATGACGCAGGTCGTGGTGAGCCACGAGATGCGCTTCGCGCGCGACGCCGCGGACACCATCCTGTTCATGCACGAAGGCCGTCTCGTGGAGTCCGGTCCTCCGGCCCAGATCTTCGGCGCGCCGCACGACCCGCGCACGCGCGAGTTTCTCAAGGGCTTCCTGTGA
- the hutU gene encoding urocanate hydratase, with product MKHQAAGARLVRAPRGASLTCRGWTQEAALRMLMNNLDPDVAEKPDELIVYGGTGKAARTWECYDAIVRTLRDLEDDETLLVQSGKPVGVFRTHRLAPRVLIANALLVPAWATWERFRELDRKGLTMFGQMTAGSWIYIGSQGILQGTYETFASAARRFFGGSLAGRLLLTSGLGGMGAAQPLAGTMNGAVVIAVEVDPDRIRRRLRTRYLDRQADTLEEALALARAAIEKREPLSIGLLGNAADVLPRLAEGPLVPDLVTDQTSAHDLLNGYVPHGLPYEEALRLRQDDPREYLARSNRSVAAHVRALLVLKRKGAVVFDYGNNIRQEAKQAGVDDAFEIPGFVPEFIRPLFCEGKGPFRWAALSGEPEDIHRTDEAVLSMFPEDEALGRWIRLARDRVAFQGLPARICWLGYGERARFGLKINELVARGDLKAPIVIGRDHLDAGSVASPNRETEGMRDGSDAIADWPILNALLNTAAGASWVSVHHGGGVGIGYALHAGMVVVADGTKEAAARLERVLTTDPGTGVMRHADAGYPEAILFARRSGLKLPMI from the coding sequence ATGAAGCACCAGGCCGCCGGGGCCCGCCTGGTCCGCGCCCCCCGCGGCGCGTCCCTGACGTGCAGAGGATGGACGCAGGAGGCCGCCCTGCGGATGCTGATGAACAACCTGGATCCGGACGTGGCCGAGAAGCCGGACGAGCTCATCGTGTACGGCGGCACCGGCAAAGCGGCGCGCACCTGGGAGTGCTACGACGCGATCGTCAGGACGTTGCGGGACCTGGAGGACGACGAGACCCTCCTGGTGCAATCCGGCAAGCCGGTCGGCGTGTTCCGAACGCACCGGCTCGCGCCGCGCGTGCTCATCGCCAACGCCCTTCTGGTCCCGGCCTGGGCCACGTGGGAGCGTTTTCGCGAGCTGGACCGGAAGGGGCTGACCATGTTCGGCCAGATGACGGCCGGCTCCTGGATCTACATCGGCAGCCAGGGGATCCTGCAGGGGACGTACGAGACGTTCGCCTCGGCGGCGAGGAGATTCTTCGGCGGCAGCCTCGCGGGACGACTCCTCCTGACCTCGGGCCTGGGGGGGATGGGGGCCGCCCAGCCGCTCGCCGGGACGATGAACGGTGCTGTCGTGATCGCCGTCGAGGTCGATCCGGACCGCATCCGCCGCCGCCTCCGCACGCGCTACCTCGACCGCCAGGCCGACACCTTGGAGGAGGCGCTCGCGCTGGCCCGGGCGGCGATCGAGAAACGCGAGCCGCTGTCGATCGGGCTCCTGGGGAACGCGGCCGACGTCCTGCCCCGTCTGGCCGAAGGACCGCTCGTGCCCGACCTGGTCACCGACCAGACCAGCGCCCACGATCTCCTGAACGGCTACGTCCCGCACGGTCTTCCGTACGAGGAGGCGCTGCGCCTGCGCCAGGACGACCCCCGCGAATACCTGGCCCGCTCGAACCGGTCCGTCGCGGCGCACGTGCGCGCCCTGCTGGTCCTCAAGAGGAAGGGGGCCGTCGTCTTCGATTACGGCAACAACATCCGCCAGGAGGCGAAGCAGGCGGGCGTCGACGACGCCTTCGAGATTCCCGGTTTCGTTCCCGAGTTCATCCGGCCGCTGTTCTGCGAAGGGAAAGGCCCGTTCCGCTGGGCGGCCCTGTCGGGCGAACCCGAAGATATCCACCGCACCGACGAGGCGGTCCTTTCGATGTTCCCCGAAGACGAGGCGCTCGGCCGCTGGATCCGCCTGGCGCGCGACCGGGTCGCCTTCCAGGGGCTGCCGGCGCGCATCTGCTGGCTGGGATACGGCGAGAGGGCCCGTTTCGGACTGAAGATCAACGAGCTCGTGGCGCGCGGCGACCTCAAGGCTCCGATCGTGATCGGGCGCGATCACCTCGACGCGGGCTCCGTCGCCTCCCCCAACCGCGAGACCGAGGGGATGCGCGACGGCTCGGACGCGATCGCCGACTGGCCGATCCTCAACGCCCTCCTGAACACCGCGGCGGGCGCCTCCTGGGTCTCGGTGCACCACGGCGGGGGGGTCGGTATCGGCTACGCGCTGCACGCCGGCATGGTCGTGGTCGCCGACGGCACGAAGGAGGCCGCCGCCCGCCTCGAGCGCGTCCTGACCACCGACCCTGGAACCGGCGTGATGCGCCACGCCGACGCCGGTTACCCGGAAGCGATCCTCTTCGCCAGACGCAGCGGTCTCAAGCTGCCGATGATCTGA
- a CDS encoding PLP-dependent transferase — translation MDRTDYRMETVAVHSGERRPGPEGSVVFPIYQGTVFSMEPGTDYHDIRYIRLNSTPSQRALHDRLAALEGAEAAVATSSGMAAVTTILLAFLKKGDHLLAGSCLYGGTHDFLTQHLDDLGLSCSFVDERRPETWKGAVRPSTRLFLVETIGNPLMRVPRLTEVVEFARRERLTSVIDNTFASPVNFRPLSIGFDLSFHSATKYLNGHSDLVAGCVLGSAERVERVRRMLNLLGGTLDPHAGFLLARGTKTLALRVRAQNANALAVAGFLAAHAKVSEVNYPGLETHPDHAHARRLLSGFGGMLSLRLAGGAEAARRLIASLRIPYFAPSLGGVESLITQPALSSHAGMKREDRERLGVTDDLVRVSCGIESPDDLVDDFRQALDTV, via the coding sequence ATGGACAGGACCGACTACAGGATGGAGACCGTTGCCGTTCACTCGGGCGAGCGCCGTCCGGGCCCGGAGGGCTCGGTCGTGTTCCCGATCTACCAGGGGACCGTCTTCTCGATGGAGCCGGGGACGGACTACCACGACATCCGTTACATCCGTCTCAACAGCACTCCGTCGCAGCGTGCCCTGCACGATCGCCTGGCGGCCCTCGAGGGGGCCGAGGCCGCCGTCGCGACCTCCTCGGGGATGGCGGCGGTCACCACCATCCTGCTCGCCTTTCTCAAGAAGGGGGATCACCTGCTCGCCGGCAGCTGCCTGTACGGTGGCACGCACGATTTCCTGACGCAGCACCTGGACGACCTCGGGCTTTCCTGCTCCTTCGTCGACGAGCGGCGCCCCGAGACCTGGAAGGGGGCCGTCAGGCCCTCGACCCGCCTGTTCCTCGTCGAGACGATCGGCAATCCGCTCATGCGGGTGCCGCGCCTCACGGAGGTCGTCGAGTTCGCGCGCCGCGAGCGCCTCACTTCGGTCATCGACAACACCTTCGCGAGCCCGGTGAACTTCCGGCCCCTGTCGATCGGCTTCGACCTCTCGTTCCACAGCGCCACGAAGTACCTGAACGGCCACTCCGACCTGGTGGCAGGCTGCGTGCTCGGCAGCGCGGAGCGGGTCGAGCGCGTGCGCCGCATGCTCAATCTCCTCGGCGGCACCCTGGATCCGCACGCCGGCTTCCTGCTGGCGCGCGGCACCAAGACCCTGGCTCTGCGGGTCAGGGCGCAGAACGCCAACGCGCTGGCGGTGGCGGGCTTCCTCGCGGCGCACGCCAAGGTGAGCGAGGTGAACTACCCGGGTCTCGAGACGCATCCGGACCACGCGCACGCGCGTCGTCTCCTGTCCGGTTTTGGGGGGATGCTGAGCCTGCGCCTCGCGGGCGGAGCGGAGGCGGCCCGGCGGCTCATCGCGTCGTTGCGCATCCCCTACTTCGCGCCCAGTCTCGGAGGAGTCGAGTCGCTCATCACCCAGCCGGCCCTTTCGTCCCACGCGGGGATGAAGCGGGAGGACCGGGAGCGGCTCGGGGTGACGGACGATCTGGTGAGGGTGAGCTGCGGGATCGAAAGCCCCGACGACCTCGTCGACGATTTCCGGCAGGCGCTGGACACGGTGTAG
- a CDS encoding response regulator, with amino-acid sequence MVVRCPHCKTVIRLREVDGQSRVVKYLCNTCQEIVRIDLVQDEVKSSSSADSFEKTEHRKKILVADDTATVRKIAARLLASAGYDVLEAEDGRQALELVQNEHPDLILLDLLMPKMTGFDVLREIKKTGRVKEIPILIMSGVFKKDVLDFLQAAGVTGFLDKEQIKDSLLFRVQQILAA; translated from the coding sequence GTGGTCGTGCGCTGCCCGCATTGCAAGACCGTGATCCGCCTGCGCGAGGTGGACGGGCAGTCCCGCGTCGTCAAGTACCTCTGCAACACCTGCCAGGAGATCGTGCGGATCGATCTCGTGCAGGACGAGGTCAAGTCTTCGTCGAGCGCCGATTCGTTCGAGAAGACCGAGCACCGGAAGAAGATCCTGGTGGCGGACGACACAGCCACGGTGCGGAAAATCGCGGCGCGCCTCCTGGCCTCAGCCGGGTACGACGTCCTCGAAGCGGAGGACGGCCGGCAGGCGCTCGAGCTGGTGCAGAACGAGCACCCCGACCTCATCCTTCTCGACCTCCTGATGCCCAAGATGACCGGCTTCGACGTGCTGCGGGAGATCAAGAAGACCGGCCGGGTCAAGGAAATTCCGATCCTGATCATGAGCGGTGTCTTCAAGAAGGACGTCCTCGACTTCCTGCAGGCGGCCGGGGTCACCGGCTTCCTGGACAAGGAGCAGATCAAGGATTCTCTGCTGTTCAGGGTGCAGCAGATCCTCGCCGCCTGA
- the hutH gene encoding histidine ammonia-lyase, translating to MPSIIELDGAHLSLEQIATVARGGARVTLGAAARARLERARAVVDRIVAADQTVYGVTTGFGLLKDIRIPRERLEELQLNLIRSHCAGVGSPLPAHATRALMLLRAHVLARGHSGVRPLVVETLLAHLNADLLPIVPEQGSIGASGDLAPLSHLVLALLGEGDAVLRGTRMKASAALEKAGVEPLRLGPKEGLSLINGTQFIASVGVLALLEAENLAAVSDIAGALTLEALKGSHRAFDARLLDVRPHPGHLDSAANLRALLEDSDIARSHAGCSRVQDAYSLRCMPQVHGSARDGMRFARSILEVEVDAVTDNPIVFPEEGDVVSGGNFHGEAPALALDLLAIATASLASISERRIDRLMNPVLSGLPPFLTREAGVNSGLMMAHVTAASLVSENKILCHPASVDSIPTEANQEDHVSMGPIAARKARLVVEHARQVLAIEILSACQALDFLAPLRPGRGARAAWEAVRSVVPFMETDRVIADDIGSVDRAIQDGTVRAAAEKAAGRLR from the coding sequence ATGCCCTCCATAATCGAGCTCGACGGAGCACACCTCAGTCTGGAGCAGATCGCGACCGTCGCGAGGGGCGGCGCGCGCGTGACCCTGGGCGCTGCGGCGCGCGCCAGGCTCGAGCGCGCCCGCGCGGTCGTCGACCGGATCGTCGCCGCCGACCAGACGGTCTACGGCGTGACCACCGGGTTCGGCCTCCTCAAGGACATCCGCATTCCGCGCGAGCGGCTGGAGGAGCTGCAGCTCAACCTGATCCGCAGTCACTGCGCGGGGGTGGGGAGCCCGCTGCCGGCTCACGCAACCCGCGCGCTGATGCTGCTGCGCGCGCACGTCCTTGCGCGGGGTCATTCGGGGGTCAGACCCCTGGTGGTGGAGACCCTCCTCGCCCACCTCAACGCCGACCTCCTGCCGATCGTCCCGGAGCAGGGTTCGATCGGCGCCAGCGGCGACCTGGCGCCGCTGTCCCATCTCGTCCTGGCGCTCCTCGGCGAAGGGGACGCCGTGCTCCGGGGCACGCGGATGAAGGCGTCGGCGGCCCTCGAGAAGGCCGGGGTCGAGCCTCTGCGCCTCGGACCCAAGGAGGGTCTCTCTCTGATCAACGGCACGCAGTTCATCGCCTCGGTCGGCGTCCTGGCGCTCCTCGAAGCGGAGAACCTGGCGGCCGTATCCGACATCGCCGGGGCCCTGACGCTCGAGGCCTTGAAGGGGAGCCACCGCGCCTTCGACGCGCGTCTTCTTGACGTGCGGCCGCACCCCGGACACCTGGACAGCGCCGCCAACCTCCGGGCCCTTTTGGAGGACAGCGACATCGCGCGGTCCCACGCGGGGTGCAGCCGCGTGCAGGACGCCTATTCGCTGCGCTGCATGCCCCAGGTCCATGGCAGCGCGCGCGACGGCATGCGCTTCGCCCGATCCATCCTCGAGGTGGAGGTGGACGCCGTCACCGACAACCCGATCGTCTTTCCGGAGGAGGGGGACGTCGTGTCGGGAGGCAATTTCCACGGCGAGGCGCCGGCGCTGGCGCTCGACCTGCTGGCGATCGCAACCGCATCCCTGGCGTCCATCTCGGAGCGGCGCATCGACCGGCTGATGAATCCGGTCCTCAGCGGCCTGCCGCCGTTCCTGACGCGCGAGGCCGGTGTCAACTCGGGCCTGATGATGGCGCACGTCACGGCCGCCTCCCTGGTCTCGGAGAACAAGATCCTCTGCCATCCGGCGAGCGTCGACTCCATCCCGACCGAAGCGAACCAGGAGGACCACGTTTCGATGGGACCGATCGCCGCGCGCAAGGCGCGACTGGTCGTGGAGCACGCGCGCCAGGTCCTGGCCATCGAGATCCTGTCCGCCTGCCAGGCGCTCGATTTTCTCGCCCCCCTGCGCCCCGGGCGGGGGGCGCGGGCCGCCTGGGAGGCGGTGCGGAGCGTCGTTCCGTTCATGGAGACCGACCGCGTGATCGCCGACGATATCGGCTCCGTCGATCGCGCGATCCAGGACGGGACCGTCCGCGCGGCCGCCGAGAAGGCCGCGGGGAGACTGCGATGA
- a CDS encoding ABC transporter substrate-binding protein/permease, with translation MSPTRSARAAAARRGRRRFAALAALAIAGGATLATAAEPLRWGADSEGGAPYVYPDPKDPGTIVGFEVDLATALGRGLGRPPVFVQNQWDGLIPGLLRGNYDVALNGLEITLDRQQVIRFSIPYYATSEQLSVRKDESSINGMADLKGRTVGTLKFSLAQRMLEQEGGIEIRSYEGQINAYEDLANGRLDAVLMDWPIAMYYSRPNPALKFTGPPIGHLEYGIGVRPDDTRFLKDLNEALVGLVQNGELRRIYDKWGLWNVETETLFGKLAGSSSALQEFTRTMAEKRPWRDRFRQYLGYLPLLGRGATMTLVISITGMTLAVTLGLLLALTYLYGPRPVALMSRAYIEVVRGTPLLIQLYLIFYGLPNIGIRLTPFFAAVFGLGLNYAAYEAENYRAGIQAIPRGQSEAALSLGMTQTQALRHVIVPQALRLVIPPVTNDFIALFKDSSIVSVITMVELTKVYGQLASTYYDYIGIGLLTAAIYFVLGLPFVRLARWAEARMAVDRRVAVTARRRWFGVGSKPAAG, from the coding sequence GTGAGCCCCACCCGTTCCGCCCGCGCGGCCGCCGCGCGGAGGGGCCGGCGACGATTCGCGGCGCTGGCCGCCCTGGCGATCGCGGGCGGAGCGACGCTGGCGACGGCCGCCGAGCCTCTCCGCTGGGGCGCCGATTCCGAGGGAGGAGCGCCCTACGTCTATCCCGATCCCAAGGATCCGGGGACGATCGTCGGTTTCGAGGTCGACCTCGCCACGGCACTCGGGCGCGGCCTCGGCCGCCCGCCGGTCTTCGTGCAGAACCAGTGGGACGGGCTGATACCGGGACTGCTGCGGGGCAACTACGACGTGGCGCTCAACGGCCTGGAGATCACGCTCGATCGCCAGCAGGTCATCCGTTTCTCGATCCCCTACTACGCCACCTCCGAGCAGCTCAGCGTGCGCAAGGACGAGTCCTCGATCAACGGCATGGCCGATCTCAAAGGGCGGACGGTCGGAACACTGAAGTTCTCCCTGGCGCAGCGGATGCTCGAACAGGAGGGCGGCATCGAGATTCGGAGCTACGAGGGGCAGATCAACGCGTACGAGGACCTGGCCAACGGCCGGCTCGACGCCGTCCTCATGGACTGGCCGATCGCGATGTACTACAGCCGGCCGAACCCCGCGCTCAAGTTCACCGGGCCGCCGATCGGCCATCTGGAGTACGGCATCGGAGTGCGCCCGGACGATACGCGGTTCCTGAAGGACCTGAACGAGGCCCTCGTCGGGCTCGTTCAGAACGGAGAGCTGCGCCGGATCTACGACAAGTGGGGGTTGTGGAACGTGGAGACCGAGACGCTGTTCGGAAAACTCGCGGGCTCCTCGAGCGCTCTTCAGGAGTTCACCCGGACCATGGCGGAAAAGCGCCCCTGGCGCGACCGGTTCCGCCAGTACCTCGGCTATCTCCCGCTCCTGGGCCGGGGCGCGACGATGACGCTCGTGATCTCGATCACCGGAATGACGCTGGCCGTCACACTCGGACTCCTCCTGGCCCTCACGTACCTCTACGGGCCGCGCCCCGTGGCCCTGATGTCGCGGGCCTACATCGAGGTCGTGCGCGGCACGCCCCTCCTGATCCAGCTCTATCTCATCTTCTACGGACTGCCGAACATCGGCATCAGGCTGACACCGTTCTTCGCCGCCGTGTTCGGACTCGGTCTGAACTACGCCGCCTACGAGGCGGAGAACTACAGGGCCGGCATCCAGGCGATCCCGCGCGGCCAGAGCGAGGCCGCCCTGTCCCTCGGGATGACCCAGACCCAGGCGCTGCGTCACGTCATCGTGCCCCAGGCCCTGCGGCTGGTGATTCCGCCGGTGACCAACGACTTCATCGCCCTCTTCAAGGACTCGTCGATCGTTTCGGTCATCACCATGGTGGAGCTGACCAAGGTGTACGGTCAGCTCGCCTCCACTTACTACGACTACATCGGCATCGGACTGCTCACCGCGGCGATCTACTTCGTGCTCGGCCTGCCGTTCGTGAGGCTGGCGCGCTGGGCGGAGGCCAGGATGGCGGTCGACCGGCGGGTCGCGGTGACGGCGCGGCGGCGCTGGTTCGGCGTCGGATCGAAGCCGGCGGCGGGGTGA